The following are from one region of the Methanospirillum hungatei genome:
- a CDS encoding MarR family winged helix-turn-helix transcriptional regulator, which produces MRIVNKLNESEKIPRNFGIDFLITPSDIHLIQAVGDNPESNVRIISEILGVTPGAASQQLSKLSKRGFIVKERGLKNEKEVTLSLTDQGRMAYKNHDIIHEMIYQRLIHRIGPLDDDEIQVLLRVLHAIESVYDERIMEVRQGETMKLPSDKIPDLKEQAS; this is translated from the coding sequence ATGCGAATAGTTAACAAATTAAATGAATCAGAAAAAATACCACGGAATTTTGGAATTGATTTTTTGATTACCCCTTCAGATATTCATCTTATCCAGGCAGTGGGAGATAATCCTGAGAGTAATGTAAGAATTATTTCAGAAATTTTGGGTGTCACTCCTGGAGCTGCATCCCAGCAACTCAGTAAATTATCTAAACGTGGTTTTATCGTGAAAGAAAGAGGACTGAAAAATGAAAAAGAAGTTACCTTATCATTAACTGATCAAGGCAGAATGGCATACAAAAATCATGACATAATTCATGAAATGATTTACCAACGACTTATTCATCGGATCGGACCACTTGACGATGATGAAATACAGGTATTACTTCGAGTATTACACGCAATAGAATCTGTATATGATGAGCGAATTATGGAAGTCAGACAGGGAGAAACCATGAAACTTCCATCTGATAAAATACCTGATTTAAAGGAGCAGGCATCATGA
- a CDS encoding MFS transporter, whose translation MSALRKVGELTIAHLINDIYAPVLMALQPVLITMYGYGYFEAALLPVVHSLTSSLLQPLFGYLADNKGMKVSVGISILLSGIGVSVLGLIPDHYLIMLGCVALSGVGHASFHPGALCQVNTLATGNSRGKLTSLFVVGGNMGMALGPIIAGIILTTGGVPQVIWLIIPAIATALFLHLHPLEDICTIKHERQNTIKEDWKPVILLFSGATLRSWVTFGGMTFLPTYLVLEGYSLLEATTLVSIMMIAGVAGQLGGGILSDRIGRKQVIVFTTIASIPAFIAILLTHGIFLIASMMIFGFLLWSSFSVTIAMSHEMIPTKVGLISGLFLGIAMGAGAIGVSVSGIIADIAGLYTSLQVFPVILIITSGIFMLVKNPKSHT comes from the coding sequence ATGAGTGCTCTTCGAAAAGTTGGAGAACTTACCATTGCCCATCTTATTAACGATATTTATGCCCCGGTCCTTATGGCCCTTCAACCGGTTCTCATTACCATGTATGGATATGGGTATTTTGAAGCTGCTTTACTTCCAGTTGTTCATAGCCTTACATCATCCCTACTCCAGCCACTGTTCGGCTATCTGGCAGATAACAAGGGGATGAAGGTAAGTGTCGGAATTTCTATTCTCCTCTCTGGAATTGGAGTTTCTGTACTTGGTCTGATACCTGACCATTATCTTATTATGCTCGGATGTGTTGCACTTTCAGGTGTAGGTCATGCCAGTTTTCATCCTGGTGCCCTTTGTCAGGTAAATACATTAGCTACAGGCAATTCACGAGGAAAACTTACCTCGCTCTTTGTTGTTGGTGGAAACATGGGAATGGCTCTCGGGCCGATAATTGCAGGAATTATTCTTACCACCGGGGGAGTTCCCCAGGTCATCTGGTTAATTATCCCAGCGATTGCCACTGCATTATTTTTGCATTTACACCCCTTGGAAGACATATGTACAATAAAACATGAGAGGCAAAATACCATAAAAGAGGACTGGAAACCCGTAATTCTTCTCTTTTCAGGCGCAACACTCAGATCATGGGTTACCTTTGGTGGAATGACATTTTTACCAACATACCTGGTTCTGGAAGGATATTCTCTCCTGGAGGCCACCACTCTTGTCAGCATTATGATGATCGCGGGTGTTGCCGGACAACTCGGCGGAGGTATCCTTTCGGACAGAATTGGCAGAAAACAAGTGATTGTTTTCACTACGATTGCATCCATTCCGGCCTTTATTGCAATACTACTAACTCATGGAATTTTCCTCATTGCTTCCATGATGATCTTCGGATTCTTGCTCTGGTCATCATTCTCAGTCACTATTGCAATGTCCCATGAGATGATTCCAACAAAAGTAGGACTTATATCCGGATTATTCCTTGGAATTGCCATGGGTGCAGGGGCAATCGGTGTATCAGTATCCGGAATAATTGCAGATATAGCGGGTTTGTATACCAGTCTTCAAGTATTTCCGGTTATCCTGATAATTACATCCGGTATATTTATGTTAGTAAAAAATCCGAAATCTCACACATAA
- a CDS encoding lectin like domain-containing protein: MGIQNKILLYLIFFLFTIIASHCYADSDDITSGAFAPLSITWMQDTHIANASVNTQYCCGSGILRESPVDLSHLIGKKVSSLHILADYPSSFDLRNSNRVPAIRDQGQSGSCWDFASIKSLESSLLPETAKDFSENNLKNHVSVYDPAGFDFADGGNDLMAAAYFLRGSGPVPEKLDPYNPYSFVSPQNLPVETLVSDVPMIPGRSGPTDNENIKWGIVNLGCLYTTIEYSDTHFNSATSSFYNPYGKTPNHAVSIIGWDDNFKASSFSTNPPGDGAFICANSWGPNWGEKGFFYISYYDVLIGKRVSAFSAATDNTDGTYGYDTLGWVNSFGFGYDDASAANVFTADTDIEITNAGFYIPQVGTSVTATVYVNPEDGPVGSAQPATSNNEVYQIPGYHTLRFDLPVKVKKGEKFSIVIDVHTPDYGFPIPVEYPVPGYSSKATAAAGQSYVKTSTGKWSDLTTWDPQANACIRAGYVLISGPKADFYAEPTSGSAPLTVSFHDTSTGNPERWLWQFGDGSTSTEQNPVHTYTINGVYSVSLTSDTPAGESRTIKRDYITISEPTEIIVPDDHSLIQEAINKAPPGSTILVRYGYYPEKLTIGKPLSLIGESDADGQKPIIDSQFTGTPVSITAAGVTVENFSLTGAWSETAIRPGIAVRGNEAIIKNNWIFENYAGVRFESVTGGTLDSNIIWNTTSNAIFSESSSYLKIFNNTLIWTKEAPALRITGGYNSVVKGNVIAENTKTGLSLSGTGITLYDNYFNNTQNVALTAETKATWNVPKTTGPNIVLGPFIGGNFWAAPDGSGFSETHPDDNGDGFCDEVYRIGGENVDELPLAVPDSVPPTASFEASPQTGTLPLTVQFKDTSFGTIESWNWDFGDGSRSQERHPIHVYQTIGTYDVQLTVTGPKGSDSEIKLHYIHVTGTGNTYTLTFLPGWNFFTPPKTLSSGSDTAALFATIDTAGHSLFMFQNLTDGWKKVNRDTVLHPMHGYWIYSKNRIDTTLWLDPIGGGKRTIDAGWNAIGSPGTGPVPAKTAMSTLGDTWSYLIGYDESKQKYEDVIIRKGTGTNSDDRLLKSGHGYWLYATGTGELFAA, from the coding sequence ATGGGGATTCAGAATAAAATATTGTTATATCTGATTTTTTTTCTATTCACTATAATTGCTAGTCATTGTTATGCGGATTCTGATGATATAACGAGCGGGGCATTTGCTCCACTATCAATTACCTGGATGCAGGACACACATATTGCAAACGCTTCGGTAAATACTCAATATTGCTGTGGAAGTGGAATATTACGAGAAAGTCCGGTTGATCTCTCACATTTAATTGGAAAAAAAGTAAGCAGTCTTCACATCCTGGCTGACTATCCTTCATCATTTGATTTAAGAAATTCTAACCGTGTCCCTGCAATTCGGGATCAGGGACAAAGTGGAAGTTGTTGGGATTTTGCCTCAATAAAGTCCCTGGAATCATCTCTGCTTCCTGAAACAGCAAAAGACTTTTCAGAAAATAACCTCAAAAACCATGTTTCGGTCTATGATCCTGCAGGTTTTGATTTTGCTGATGGTGGAAATGATCTTATGGCCGCTGCATACTTCCTCAGAGGATCCGGTCCGGTTCCAGAAAAATTAGATCCCTATAATCCATATTCATTCGTCTCTCCACAAAATCTACCTGTAGAAACCCTTGTTTCTGATGTCCCCATGATACCAGGAAGATCAGGGCCTACAGATAATGAAAACATCAAATGGGGTATAGTAAACCTAGGATGCCTTTATACTACCATAGAATATTCAGATACGCATTTTAACTCAGCAACCAGTTCTTTTTATAATCCATATGGGAAAACCCCAAATCATGCAGTATCCATTATTGGGTGGGATGATAATTTCAAAGCATCTTCCTTTTCTACAAATCCTCCAGGTGATGGAGCATTTATCTGTGCAAATAGTTGGGGTCCAAACTGGGGAGAAAAAGGATTTTTTTATATCTCATATTATGATGTGCTTATAGGAAAGCGTGTTTCTGCATTTTCTGCTGCAACAGATAATACTGATGGTACATATGGATATGATACACTGGGTTGGGTCAATAGCTTCGGGTTTGGCTATGATGATGCGTCAGCGGCTAATGTTTTTACCGCTGATACTGATATTGAAATAACCAATGCCGGATTTTACATCCCACAAGTCGGGACAAGTGTTACAGCAACAGTATATGTAAACCCTGAAGATGGTCCGGTTGGAAGTGCCCAGCCGGCAACATCAAATAATGAAGTATACCAGATCCCTGGATATCATACACTCAGATTTGATCTTCCCGTAAAAGTGAAAAAAGGAGAGAAATTTTCGATAGTGATAGACGTTCATACACCAGATTATGGATTCCCTATCCCGGTTGAATATCCAGTCCCCGGATATAGTAGTAAAGCAACAGCTGCAGCAGGTCAGAGTTATGTGAAAACTTCAACAGGGAAATGGTCTGATCTTACAACATGGGATCCCCAGGCCAATGCCTGCATCAGAGCAGGATATGTACTTATTTCCGGACCTAAAGCAGATTTTTATGCTGAACCTACCAGTGGTAGTGCTCCCCTTACAGTTTCATTTCATGATACATCAACAGGTAATCCCGAACGATGGCTCTGGCAGTTTGGAGATGGCTCAACATCAACTGAGCAAAACCCGGTCCATACCTATACAATAAATGGTGTTTACTCTGTTTCTCTCACGAGTGATACTCCTGCCGGAGAATCAAGAACAATAAAGAGAGATTATATTACAATTTCTGAACCAACTGAAATCATCGTACCAGATGATCATTCACTCATTCAGGAGGCTATCAATAAAGCTCCTCCCGGATCAACGATTCTTGTCAGATATGGGTATTATCCAGAAAAACTTACCATAGGAAAACCATTATCCCTGATAGGTGAATCTGATGCTGATGGACAAAAACCTATCATCGATTCACAATTCACCGGCACACCGGTTAGTATTACTGCAGCAGGAGTTACAGTAGAGAACTTTTCTCTTACTGGTGCCTGGTCAGAAACGGCAATACGTCCGGGAATAGCTGTAAGAGGAAATGAGGCCATTATTAAAAATAACTGGATATTTGAAAATTATGCAGGAGTACGGTTTGAAAGTGTTACCGGAGGAACATTAGATAGTAATATTATCTGGAATACGACCAGTAACGCAATTTTTTCTGAATCCAGCTCATATCTTAAAATCTTCAATAATACCCTAATCTGGACAAAAGAGGCCCCTGCACTTCGCATCACCGGAGGGTATAATTCAGTTGTCAAGGGAAATGTTATCGCTGAAAATACCAAAACAGGTCTTTCTCTATCTGGAACAGGTATCACGCTTTATGATAATTATTTCAATAATACCCAGAATGTCGCATTAACAGCTGAAACAAAAGCTACCTGGAATGTACCCAAAACAACTGGACCGAATATTGTTCTCGGTCCGTTCATCGGAGGGAATTTCTGGGCTGCACCTGACGGTTCAGGATTTTCTGAAACACACCCTGATGATAACGGCGATGGGTTTTGTGATGAAGTATACCGTATCGGAGGAGAAAATGTGGATGAATTACCTCTCGCAGTGCCAGACTCTGTTCCACCAACAGCATCTTTTGAAGCTTCTCCACAAACCGGAACTCTTCCTCTTACCGTTCAGTTCAAGGATACATCTTTCGGAACAATCGAGAGTTGGAACTGGGATTTCGGTGATGGGAGCAGGTCCCAGGAGAGACATCCGATCCATGTCTACCAGACCATTGGAACATATGACGTGCAACTTACGGTTACCGGGCCAAAGGGATCTGACTCTGAAATAAAATTACACTATATTCATGTTACCGGAACAGGAAATACATATACGCTTACTTTTTTACCTGGATGGAACTTTTTTACTCCACCCAAAACTCTCTCATCCGGAAGTGATACTGCCGCACTTTTTGCAACTATCGATACTGCCGGACATTCACTCTTTATGTTCCAGAATCTTACCGATGGATGGAAAAAAGTGAATAGGGATACTGTCCTTCACCCGATGCATGGGTATTGGATATATTCAAAAAACCGGATTGATACAACACTCTGGCTCGATCCCATTGGTGGTGGAAAGCGGACTATCGATGCTGGCTGGAATGCCATCGGATCTCCTGGAACCGGACCTGTTCCTGCAAAGACTGCAATGAGTACCCTTGGAGATACATGGTCTTATCTTATAGGCTATGATGAAAGCAAACAAAAATATGAGGATGTCATTATCAGGAAAGGAACTGGTACCAATTCAGATGACCGGCTTTTAAAATCCGGACATGGATACTGGCTTTATGCAACCGGAACAGGAGAATTGTTTGCCGCATAA